From the genome of Pelmatolapia mariae isolate MD_Pm_ZW linkage group LG12, Pm_UMD_F_2, whole genome shotgun sequence, one region includes:
- the pnpla7b gene encoding patatin-like phospholipase domain-containing protein 7 isoform X4: MEDNDEEELCSKTSNPLVPLDRLKATMELFVEEQTEANMWTAVLIGAVMVMSVVGVVVFLLYRRYKLSKEEAGVPHYRFRKRDKVMFYGRKIMRKVQTLSSVPASNSNSAVRQRVRKRTKVLSIARKILRIRREPPTLQPKEPPPCLLEADLTEFDVQNSHLPSEVLYMLKNVRVLGHFEKPLFLELCRHMVLIQLHQGEGLFRPGDTDDSIYVVQDGRLELCIHESDGTDAVVKEVLPGDSVHSLLSILDIITGYPAPYKTVSARAAVPSAVLRLPAAAFQSVFEKYPETLVRVIQIIMVRLQRVTFLALHNYLGLTTELFNPESQAISMVSVANVLCETHPHKGFRRQQSHSDDLGSEKADTAEKSSLSSMSTSKTKRSRSLSNPIIVTGEMSPDFNSTYVPGAKEETVPHSPVKSILKKSVTVQQTPSAVYHYSDAGGGSVYYNKVNAIFQAAKKDLLQVIQLQDPSLLDGRVNLRQVKAGSVVGHQGDQDVSVAFVISGLLHVYQRMIDREEESLLFVTHPGELVGHLAVLTGEPLIFTVRAHRDCTYLSISKAHFYEIMREEPRVVLNVAHTVVKRMSPFVRQIDFALDWMAVEAGRAVYRQGDKSDSTFIVLSGRLRSVIAKDDGKKELAGEYGRGDLIGVVEALTHMNRATTVHAVRDSELAKLPEGALNSIKRRYPQVVTRLIHLLGQKILGNMQQVTGPLAARSLGLHTPTSKWDAGNPVSNLSTVAILPVSEEVPLTAFTLELQHALCGIGPTLLLTSDNIKQRLGSAALDSVHEYRLSSWLGQQEDIHRIVLYQSDPSLTPWTQRCIRQADCIIIVGLGEQEPTVGELERMLESSAVRAQKQLVLLHREDGPPPKGTAEWLNMRSWISRHHHLCCPRRVFSRRSLPKLRELYQRVFEKCPDRHSDFSRLARILTGNSIALVLGGGGARGCSQVGILRALNEAGIPVDMVGGTSIGSFMGALYAEEKSISRMRVRAHEWAMGMTSYFKKILDLTYPVTSMFSGASFNSSISSVFKNKQIEDLWLPYFNITTDITASAMRVHTDGSLWRYVRASMSLSGYLPPLCDPKDGHLLMDGGYINNLPADVARSMGAKVVIAIDVGSRDETNLTNYGDYLNGWWLLWKRFNPLAEKVKVLNMAEIQTRLAYVCCVRQLELVKDSDYCEYIRPPIDRYGTLEFGKFDEIAEVGYQHGKTLFDVWQRSGVVDSMLKDRHQEEFHKTKTGHVVTCPNASFTDLAEIVSRIEPVKNALIEEELSDEYQTDYDEEAVESALSDYEAFTPGSEHTEEEEETADTAETDEDVPVRVRRRLKNPLQSAPL; the protein is encoded by the exons ATGGAAGACAATGATGAAGAGGAGCTCTGCAGTAAGACCAGTAATCCA CTGGTTCCGCTGGACAGGCTTAAGGCCACGATGGAACTTTTTGTGGAGGAACAGACAGAAGCCAATATG TGGACAGCTGTACTGATCGGAGCAGTGATGGTGATGTCTGTCGTTGGAGTTGTTGTGTTCCTCCTTTACAGACGATACAAACTATCAA AGGAGGAGGCCGGCGTCCCCCACTACCGTTTTAGGAAGCGAGACAAAGTGATGTTCTACGGCCGAAAGATCATGAGAAAG GTTCAGACACTTTCCTCGGTGCCTGCTTCCAACTCAAACTCAGCCGTGCGGCAGCGAGTGAGGAAGAGGACCAAAGTTCTTTCTATAGCTCGCAA GATCCTGCGCATTCGTAGGGAGCCCCCGACCCTGCAGCCCAAGGAGCCTCCTCCCTGCCTGCTGGAGGCTGACCTCACTGAGTTTGACGTGCAGAACTCCCATTTAccctctgaagtgctgtacatGCTGAAAAATGTCAG GGTGCTCGGGCACTTCGAGAAACCTCTGTTTTTGGAGCTGTGTCGTCACATGGTGCTGATCCAGCTGCACCAAGGAGAGGGACTCTTCCGACCCGGTGACACTGATGACAGCATTTACGTTGTTCAAGATGGCCGCCTGGAGCTGTGCATCCACGAGAGT GATGGCACCGATGCCGTAGTGAAGGAGGTGTTACCTGGAGACAGTGTTCACAGTTTGCTCAGCATCCTGGACATCATCACT GGTTACCCAGCACCTTATAAGACAGTATCTGCGAGAGCTGCAGTTCCCTCAGCTGTCCTGCGTCTTCcagctgcagcttttcagtCAGTGTTTGAGAAGTATCCAGAAACTCTGGTTCGTGTCATCCAG ATCATAATGGTGCGGCTTCAGAGAGTGACATTTCTTGCCTTACACAACTACCTTGGCCTTACCACTGAGCTCTTCAACCCG GAGAGCCAAGCGATCTCCATGGTGTCTGTGGCAAACGTTCTGTGTGAGACTCATCCACACAAAGGTTTCCGCAGGCAGCAGTCTCACTCTGATGATCTGGGCTCTGAAAAAGCTGACACAG CAGAAAAGTCCAGCCTCTCTTCCATGTCCACATCAAAAACCAAGAGATCCCGCTCCCTCTCCAACCCGATTATTGTTACAG GGGAAATGTCACCTGACTTCAATAGTACATACGTTCCAGGTGCCAAAGAGGAGACGGTGCCTCATAGTCCTGTCAAG TCTATTCTAAAGAAGAGTGTGACAGTGCAGCAAACTCCATCTGCTGTGTACCATTACAGTGAtgcaggaggaggaagtgtcTACTATAATAAAGTCAATGCCATTTTCCAAGCTGCTAAAAAGGATCTGCTGCAGGTCATCCAATTACAG gACCCCAGTCTGCTGGATGGGAGGGTGAATCTTCGCCAGGTCAAAGCTGGATCTGTTGTAGGCCACCAGGGAGACCAG GATGTGAGCGTGGCCTTTGTCATCTCAGGGCTGCTCCATGTCTATCAGCGTATGATAGACCGCGAAGAGGAGAGCCTGCTTTTTGTTACTCACCCCGGGGAGTTGGTGGGTCACCTGGCTGTCCTCACAGGGGAACCCCTCATCTTCACAGTGCGAGCGCACCGAGACTGCACCTACCTCTCCATTTCCAAGGCCCATTTCTATGA GATTATGCGCGAGGAGCCCAGGGTGGTGCTGAATGTGGCTCACACTGTGGTGAAGAGGATGTCGCCATTTGTTAGACAGATCGACTTTGCCCTGGACTGGATGGCTGTGGAGGCTGGCCGTGCTGTCTACAG ACAGGGAGACAAGTCAGACAGCACCTTCATCGTCCTCAGTGGCCGACTGCGCTCTGTCATTGCAAAGGATGATGGGAAAAAAGAGCTTGCCGGGGAGTATGGCCGCGGAGATCTAATTGGTGTG GTTGAGGCCCTGACCCACATGAACCGAGCCACCACAGTCCATGCTGTTAGGGACTCGGAGCTGGCCAAGCTCCCTGAAGGAGCTCTGAACTCGATCAAGAGGAGATATCCCCAGGTTGTCACTAGGCTGATTCATCTGCTGGGGCAGAAGATTCTGGGCAACATGCAACAGGTCACTGGACCCCTGGCTG CTCGTAGTTTGGGTCTCCACACGCCTACCAGCAAGTGGGATGCTGGGAACCCAGTCTCCAACCTGTCCACTGTGGCCATCTTGCCTGTGTCCGAGGAGGTTCCACTCACTGCATTCACTCTGGAGCTACAGCATGCGCTCTGTGGCattg GTCCCACTTTACTCCTGACCAGTGACAACATAAAACAGCGCCTGGGTTCTGCTGCTCTGGACAG TGTCCACGAGTACCGCCTGTCCAGTTGGCTTGGCCAGCAGGAAGACATCCATCGCATCGTCCTCTACCAGTCTGATCCCAGCCTCACACCATGGACCCAGCGCTGCATCCGCCAGGCTGACTGCATCATCATTGTGGGACTGGGTGAGCAGGAGCCCACAGTGGGCGAG TTGGAGCGAATGCTGGAGAGTAGTGCAGTCCGAGCTCAGAAGCAACTCGTGCTGCTTCACAGAGAGGACGGCCCACCACCCAAAGGAACGGCGGAGTGGCTCAACATGCGAAGCTGGATCTCCAGACACCATCACCTGTGTTGCCCCCGCAGGGTGTTCTCCAGGAGGAGTTTACCCAAGCTG AGGGAGTTATACCAGCGTGTGTTTGAAAAATGTCCAGATCGTCATTCCGACTTCTCCCGCTTGGCCAGGATCTTGACCGGAAACAGCATCGCCCTGGTGCTAGGTGGAGGGGGTGCAAG AGGCTGCTCTCAGGTGGGCATTCTGCGGGCACTCAACGAGGCAGGGATCCCTGTGGACATGGTGGGTGGCACCTCCATTGGCTCGTTCATGGGAGCACTGTATGCTGAGGAGAAGAGCATCAGTCGAATGAGGGTCCGGGCACACGAGTGGGCCATG GGTATGACTTCATACTTTAAGAAGATCTTGGATCTGACATACCCAGTTACCTCCATGTTTTCTGGAGCCTCCTTCAACTCCAGCATTAGCTCAGTCTTCAAGAACAAACAGATAGAG GACCTGTGGTTACCGTATTTCAACATTACAACAGATATCACAGCTTCCGCTATGAGAGTTCATACTGACG GTTCGTTGTGGCGGTATGTCCGGGCCAGCATGTCTCTGTCAGGTTACCTGCCACCGCTCTGTGATCCCAAAGATGGACATCTGCTCATGGATGGAGGTTACATCAACAACCTACCTG CTGACGTGGCTCGCTCCATGGGTGCCAAGGTTGTGATCGCAATCGATGTTGGAAGTCGAGATGAGACCAATCTGACCAACTACGGTGATTATCTGAATGGCTGGTGGTTGCTGTGGAAGAGGTTCAATCCACTGGCTGAGAAAGTCAAG GTCCTGAACATGGCAGAGATCCAAACACGGCTTGCCTACGTCTGCTGCGTGCGGCAGCTGGAGCTGGTGAAAGACAGCGACTACTGCGAGTACATCCGACCGCCTATCGACCGCTACGGCACACTGGAGTTTGGCAAGTTCGATGAGATTGCT GAGGTGGGGTACCAGCATGGGAAGACACTGTTTGATGTGTGGCAGCGCAGCGGTGTGGTGGACAGTATGCTTAAGGACCGACATCAGGAGGAGTTTCACAAGACCAAAACTGGTCAC GTGGTCACATGTCCAAATGCCTCCTTCACTGACCTGGCAGAGATTGTGTCGAGAATTGAACCCGTCAAGAATGCTTTAATCGAGG AGGAACTCTCTGATGAGTACCAGACAGACTACGATGAAGAGGCGGTGGAAAGTGCACTGTCTGACTATGAGGCGTTCACCCCTGGCAGTGAacacacagaggaggaggaagagacagCAGATACTGCTGAAACT GATGAAGACGTTCCAGTCAGAGTTCGACGCCGATTGAAGAACCCCCTGCAAAGTGCTCCGCTGTGA
- the pnpla7b gene encoding patatin-like phospholipase domain-containing protein 7 isoform X3, which produces MEDNDEEELCSKTSNPKLVPLDRLKATMELFVEEQTEANMWTAVLIGAVMVMSVVGVVVFLLYRRYKLSKEEAGVPHYRFRKRDKVMFYGRKIMRKVQTLSSVPASNSNSAVRQRVRKRTKVLSIARKILRIRREPPTLQPKEPPPCLLEADLTEFDVQNSHLPSEVLYMLKNVRVLGHFEKPLFLELCRHMVLIQLHQGEGLFRPGDTDDSIYVVQDGRLELCIHESDGTDAVVKEVLPGDSVHSLLSILDIITGYPAPYKTVSARAAVPSAVLRLPAAAFQSVFEKYPETLVRVIQIIMVRLQRVTFLALHNYLGLTTELFNPESQAISMVSVANVLCETHPHKGFRRQQSHSDDLGSEKADTAEKSSLSSMSTSKTKRSRSLSNPIIVTGEMSPDFNSTYVPGAKEETVPHSPVKSILKKSVTVQQTPSAVYHYSDAGGGSVYYNKVNAIFQAAKKDLLQVIQLQDPSLLDGRVNLRQVKAGSVVGHQGDQDVSVAFVISGLLHVYQRMIDREEESLLFVTHPGELVGHLAVLTGEPLIFTVRAHRDCTYLSISKAHFYEIMREEPRVVLNVAHTVVKRMSPFVRQIDFALDWMAVEAGRAVYRQGDKSDSTFIVLSGRLRSVIAKDDGKKELAGEYGRGDLIGVVEALTHMNRATTVHAVRDSELAKLPEGALNSIKRRYPQVVTRLIHLLGQKILGNMQQVTGPLAARSLGLHTPTSKWDAGNPVSNLSTVAILPVSEEVPLTAFTLELQHALCGIGPTLLLTSDNIKQRLGSAALDSVHEYRLSSWLGQQEDIHRIVLYQSDPSLTPWTQRCIRQADCIIIVGLGEQEPTVGELERMLESSAVRAQKQLVLLHREDGPPPKGTAEWLNMRSWISRHHHLCCPRRVFSRRSLPKLRELYQRVFEKCPDRHSDFSRLARILTGNSIALVLGGGGARGCSQVGILRALNEAGIPVDMVGGTSIGSFMGALYAEEKSISRMRVRAHEWAMGMTSYFKKILDLTYPVTSMFSGASFNSSISSVFKNKQIEDLWLPYFNITTDITASAMRVHTDGSLWRYVRASMSLSGYLPPLCDPKDGHLLMDGGYINNLPADVARSMGAKVVIAIDVGSRDETNLTNYGDYLNGWWLLWKRFNPLAEKVKVLNMAEIQTRLAYVCCVRQLELVKDSDYCEYIRPPIDRYGTLEFGKFDEIAEVGYQHGKTLFDVWQRSGVVDSMLKDRHQEEFHKTKTGHVVTCPNASFTDLAEIVSRIEPVKNALIEEELSDEYQTDYDEEAVESALSDYEAFTPGSEHTEEEEETADTAETDEDVPVRVRRRLKNPLQSAPL; this is translated from the exons ATGGAAGACAATGATGAAGAGGAGCTCTGCAGTAAGACCAGTAATCCA AAGCTGGTTCCGCTGGACAGGCTTAAGGCCACGATGGAACTTTTTGTGGAGGAACAGACAGAAGCCAATATG TGGACAGCTGTACTGATCGGAGCAGTGATGGTGATGTCTGTCGTTGGAGTTGTTGTGTTCCTCCTTTACAGACGATACAAACTATCAA AGGAGGAGGCCGGCGTCCCCCACTACCGTTTTAGGAAGCGAGACAAAGTGATGTTCTACGGCCGAAAGATCATGAGAAAG GTTCAGACACTTTCCTCGGTGCCTGCTTCCAACTCAAACTCAGCCGTGCGGCAGCGAGTGAGGAAGAGGACCAAAGTTCTTTCTATAGCTCGCAA GATCCTGCGCATTCGTAGGGAGCCCCCGACCCTGCAGCCCAAGGAGCCTCCTCCCTGCCTGCTGGAGGCTGACCTCACTGAGTTTGACGTGCAGAACTCCCATTTAccctctgaagtgctgtacatGCTGAAAAATGTCAG GGTGCTCGGGCACTTCGAGAAACCTCTGTTTTTGGAGCTGTGTCGTCACATGGTGCTGATCCAGCTGCACCAAGGAGAGGGACTCTTCCGACCCGGTGACACTGATGACAGCATTTACGTTGTTCAAGATGGCCGCCTGGAGCTGTGCATCCACGAGAGT GATGGCACCGATGCCGTAGTGAAGGAGGTGTTACCTGGAGACAGTGTTCACAGTTTGCTCAGCATCCTGGACATCATCACT GGTTACCCAGCACCTTATAAGACAGTATCTGCGAGAGCTGCAGTTCCCTCAGCTGTCCTGCGTCTTCcagctgcagcttttcagtCAGTGTTTGAGAAGTATCCAGAAACTCTGGTTCGTGTCATCCAG ATCATAATGGTGCGGCTTCAGAGAGTGACATTTCTTGCCTTACACAACTACCTTGGCCTTACCACTGAGCTCTTCAACCCG GAGAGCCAAGCGATCTCCATGGTGTCTGTGGCAAACGTTCTGTGTGAGACTCATCCACACAAAGGTTTCCGCAGGCAGCAGTCTCACTCTGATGATCTGGGCTCTGAAAAAGCTGACACAG CAGAAAAGTCCAGCCTCTCTTCCATGTCCACATCAAAAACCAAGAGATCCCGCTCCCTCTCCAACCCGATTATTGTTACAG GGGAAATGTCACCTGACTTCAATAGTACATACGTTCCAGGTGCCAAAGAGGAGACGGTGCCTCATAGTCCTGTCAAG TCTATTCTAAAGAAGAGTGTGACAGTGCAGCAAACTCCATCTGCTGTGTACCATTACAGTGAtgcaggaggaggaagtgtcTACTATAATAAAGTCAATGCCATTTTCCAAGCTGCTAAAAAGGATCTGCTGCAGGTCATCCAATTACAG gACCCCAGTCTGCTGGATGGGAGGGTGAATCTTCGCCAGGTCAAAGCTGGATCTGTTGTAGGCCACCAGGGAGACCAG GATGTGAGCGTGGCCTTTGTCATCTCAGGGCTGCTCCATGTCTATCAGCGTATGATAGACCGCGAAGAGGAGAGCCTGCTTTTTGTTACTCACCCCGGGGAGTTGGTGGGTCACCTGGCTGTCCTCACAGGGGAACCCCTCATCTTCACAGTGCGAGCGCACCGAGACTGCACCTACCTCTCCATTTCCAAGGCCCATTTCTATGA GATTATGCGCGAGGAGCCCAGGGTGGTGCTGAATGTGGCTCACACTGTGGTGAAGAGGATGTCGCCATTTGTTAGACAGATCGACTTTGCCCTGGACTGGATGGCTGTGGAGGCTGGCCGTGCTGTCTACAG ACAGGGAGACAAGTCAGACAGCACCTTCATCGTCCTCAGTGGCCGACTGCGCTCTGTCATTGCAAAGGATGATGGGAAAAAAGAGCTTGCCGGGGAGTATGGCCGCGGAGATCTAATTGGTGTG GTTGAGGCCCTGACCCACATGAACCGAGCCACCACAGTCCATGCTGTTAGGGACTCGGAGCTGGCCAAGCTCCCTGAAGGAGCTCTGAACTCGATCAAGAGGAGATATCCCCAGGTTGTCACTAGGCTGATTCATCTGCTGGGGCAGAAGATTCTGGGCAACATGCAACAGGTCACTGGACCCCTGGCTG CTCGTAGTTTGGGTCTCCACACGCCTACCAGCAAGTGGGATGCTGGGAACCCAGTCTCCAACCTGTCCACTGTGGCCATCTTGCCTGTGTCCGAGGAGGTTCCACTCACTGCATTCACTCTGGAGCTACAGCATGCGCTCTGTGGCattg GTCCCACTTTACTCCTGACCAGTGACAACATAAAACAGCGCCTGGGTTCTGCTGCTCTGGACAG TGTCCACGAGTACCGCCTGTCCAGTTGGCTTGGCCAGCAGGAAGACATCCATCGCATCGTCCTCTACCAGTCTGATCCCAGCCTCACACCATGGACCCAGCGCTGCATCCGCCAGGCTGACTGCATCATCATTGTGGGACTGGGTGAGCAGGAGCCCACAGTGGGCGAG TTGGAGCGAATGCTGGAGAGTAGTGCAGTCCGAGCTCAGAAGCAACTCGTGCTGCTTCACAGAGAGGACGGCCCACCACCCAAAGGAACGGCGGAGTGGCTCAACATGCGAAGCTGGATCTCCAGACACCATCACCTGTGTTGCCCCCGCAGGGTGTTCTCCAGGAGGAGTTTACCCAAGCTG AGGGAGTTATACCAGCGTGTGTTTGAAAAATGTCCAGATCGTCATTCCGACTTCTCCCGCTTGGCCAGGATCTTGACCGGAAACAGCATCGCCCTGGTGCTAGGTGGAGGGGGTGCAAG AGGCTGCTCTCAGGTGGGCATTCTGCGGGCACTCAACGAGGCAGGGATCCCTGTGGACATGGTGGGTGGCACCTCCATTGGCTCGTTCATGGGAGCACTGTATGCTGAGGAGAAGAGCATCAGTCGAATGAGGGTCCGGGCACACGAGTGGGCCATG GGTATGACTTCATACTTTAAGAAGATCTTGGATCTGACATACCCAGTTACCTCCATGTTTTCTGGAGCCTCCTTCAACTCCAGCATTAGCTCAGTCTTCAAGAACAAACAGATAGAG GACCTGTGGTTACCGTATTTCAACATTACAACAGATATCACAGCTTCCGCTATGAGAGTTCATACTGACG GTTCGTTGTGGCGGTATGTCCGGGCCAGCATGTCTCTGTCAGGTTACCTGCCACCGCTCTGTGATCCCAAAGATGGACATCTGCTCATGGATGGAGGTTACATCAACAACCTACCTG CTGACGTGGCTCGCTCCATGGGTGCCAAGGTTGTGATCGCAATCGATGTTGGAAGTCGAGATGAGACCAATCTGACCAACTACGGTGATTATCTGAATGGCTGGTGGTTGCTGTGGAAGAGGTTCAATCCACTGGCTGAGAAAGTCAAG GTCCTGAACATGGCAGAGATCCAAACACGGCTTGCCTACGTCTGCTGCGTGCGGCAGCTGGAGCTGGTGAAAGACAGCGACTACTGCGAGTACATCCGACCGCCTATCGACCGCTACGGCACACTGGAGTTTGGCAAGTTCGATGAGATTGCT GAGGTGGGGTACCAGCATGGGAAGACACTGTTTGATGTGTGGCAGCGCAGCGGTGTGGTGGACAGTATGCTTAAGGACCGACATCAGGAGGAGTTTCACAAGACCAAAACTGGTCAC GTGGTCACATGTCCAAATGCCTCCTTCACTGACCTGGCAGAGATTGTGTCGAGAATTGAACCCGTCAAGAATGCTTTAATCGAGG AGGAACTCTCTGATGAGTACCAGACAGACTACGATGAAGAGGCGGTGGAAAGTGCACTGTCTGACTATGAGGCGTTCACCCCTGGCAGTGAacacacagaggaggaggaagagacagCAGATACTGCTGAAACT GATGAAGACGTTCCAGTCAGAGTTCGACGCCGATTGAAGAACCCCCTGCAAAGTGCTCCGCTGTGA